The following is a genomic window from Sphingomonas sinipercae.
ATCGCCGGCGAAGCTTGGGTGCGGCCAGCTCGACCGTACCGTCCAGCGCGTGTCGCCCGCTTGGGGCGCGAGGCTGAGTGCGGCATTGCCGCGGAAGTCGAATTGGAAATCGACGACGATCGGCTTGGAGGAGAGCGATGCGGCGTCAATCCAGGCGAAGAAGCCGCGGCCGGCGGCGGCGCCGCTACCACCGCCCGGCTGAAGCCGAAGCGGCCGGCCATCTGCGATGACGCGCGGATTGGCGCCGAGCCCGCGGGGGTCGCTAAGCGCAAAGCGAAGCTCGGCCGCGCCAAGGTTGGCTTTGGCAAGATCGACACCGCTTTGGGCGAGGTCTGCCGGCAGTGCAAAGCGGGCCCGACCCGACGCCTTCGCATCATAAACGACCGCCTGGTAGATTGATCGCTTGCGCAATTCGGGCCGGATGTCGGTGGTCAGCTCGACCGCTTCGGGCGCCAGCGTCAGCTCGCGCACGACTTCGGTCGAACGGGTGACGCTCTGCCCGTTCTGCACCACCGTCTCGCGCGCGGTGGTGCGATAGGGAATGACCAGCGTCGGCCCGGCAAACGCCTGCGGTCCACCCCAGCCCTCGGTGATCGATGCGGTCGCCTGCTGCGATTGCGACTGGCGGTCGTAGACCAGGGCCCAGACGACGAAGATCGGGATTGCCAGCGCGACTCCGACCAGGATCGCGAACAGCAGCTTGATCGCCGGGCTCCGCTCGCCGCCTTCAGTCCTGAACATCGTCGTCCTCCGCGCTTGGTCTTGCAGATGCGGGATAGCGCGAGCGGCGGTGAGCGCCATGAGCGCCAAGTGATGTTTCGCTGAAATCGGCGGTTAGTAAACCCGCGCCTTCGGCTTGATGTAGTCGATGTCGTCGGTGAGCGTATATTCGTGGACCGGGCGATAATCGATCTTGACCGCGCCTCCCTTGCCGCCCCAGCCCTCGAACCAGGCGGCGGTATGCTTCATCCACTTGGCGTCGTCGCGCTTGGGATAGTCCTCATGCATGTGGGCGCCGCGGCTTTCCTTGCGGTTGGCGGCGCAATGCATGGTGACGACGGCCTGGCTGATCAGATTGTCGAGCTCCAGGGTTTCGACCAGGTCGCTGTTCCAGATCAGGCTGCGGTCGGTGACGTGGATGTCCTTCATCCGCTGGTAGACCGCGTCGATCTTCTGCACGCCTTCGGCCAGCGAGCGCTCGGTGCGGAACACCGCGCAATCGGCCTGCATCGTACGCTGCATCTCTTCGCGGATTTGCGCCGTCGGCGATCCGCCCTCGGCATGGCGGAAGTGGTCGAGGCGGGCGAGGGACAGCTCGGCGCTGTCCTTTGGCAGCGGCTGTTGCTGCGCGCCCGGCTTCAGGGTTTCGCCGAGCCGGTGGCCCGTCGCGCGGCCGAAGACGACGAGGTCGATCAGGCTGTTGGAGCCAAGCCGGTTGGCGCCGTGGACGGACACGCACGCCGCTTCGCCGACCGCGAACAGGCCAGGCACGATCGAATCCGGGTTGCCGTCGCGGATGGTGACGACTTCGCCGTGATAGTTCGTCGGGATGCCGCCCATGTTGTAATGGACGGTCGGGGTTACCGGGATCGGCTGGCGGGTAAGGTCGACGCCAGCGAAGGTCATCGCCGTCTCGGTAATCCCGGGCAGGCGTTCCGCCAAGATCTTCGGGTCGATGTGGTCGAGGTGAAGGAAGATATGATCCTTGTGCTCGCCGACGCCGCGGCCTTCGCGGATTTCCATCGCCATCGAGCGTGAGACGACGTCGCGGCTGGCAAGGTCCTTCGCGCTCGGTGCGTAGCGCTCCATGAAGCGCTCGCCCTCGCTATTGGTCAAATAGCCGCCTTCGCCGCGCGCGCCCTCGGTGATCAGAACGCCGACGCCGTAGACTCCGGTCGGGTGGAACTGGACGAATTCCATATCCTGCAGCGGCAGGCCGGCGCGAAGCACCATCGCATTGCCGTCGCCGGTGCTGGTGTGCGCTGACGTCGCCGAGAAATAGGCACGCCCGTAGCCGCCGGTTGCAAGCACCACCGCCTGCGCGCGGAAGCGGTGAATGGAGCCGTCGTCCATCGACAGGGCGATGACCCCGCGGCACTCGCCATTCTCCATGATCAGGTCGAGCGCGAAATACTCGATGAAGAAGTCGCTCTCATACTTCAGGCTCTGTTGGTACAAAGTGTGAAGCATCGCGTGGCCGGTGCGGTCGGCGGCGGCGCAGGTGCGCTGCGCGGCCGGGCCTTCGCCCATGTTCTGCGTCATCCCGCCGAACGCGCGCTGGTAGATTTCGCCTTCCGCCGTGCGGCTGAACGGCATCCCCATATGCTCAAGCTCGACCACCGCGGCGGGCGCTTCGCGAGTTAGATATTCGATCGCATCCTGGTCGCCGAGCCAGTCGGAGCCCTTGACCGTATCGTACATGTGCCAGGTCCAATGGTCCGGGCCCATGTTGCCGAGGCTGGCAGCGATTCCGCCCTGCGCCGCGACCGTGTGGCTGCGGGTCGGGAAGACCTTGGTGATGCAGGCGGTCTTCAGGCCTTTTTCCGCGGACCCCATGGTCGCGCGAAGGCCGGCGCCGCCGGCGCCCACGACGACGACGTCATAGGTGTGGTCGATGATCTTGTAAGCGCTCACGCAGCAGCTCCGAAAGCGATCTTGCCAAGGGCGAACAGGCACAGTGCCGCGCCCGCGACCGTGGCGAACAGCAGGACGGTGCTGACCGCGAAGCGGTTGCCTTCGTCGTGGACGTAATCGTCGACGGCGACTTTCAGCCCGTCGAGGCCATGCCAGAACGCGGTGATGACGAAGAGCGCCATGGGCACGGCCGCGCTCGGCGCGCGCAGCCATTCCGCCACTGTCCGTTGGTCGAGGCTTGGAAGCATCAGGAGCGAGGCGATGAACCAGACGCCAAGCAGCAGCAGCGCGACGCTTGAAACCCGCTCGCTAAGCCAATGCTCGCCGCCTTCGCGCGCCGATCCGAGGCCGCGAACCTTGCCGAGGTCGGTCGAACTTTTGCCGATGCTCATTTCACGACTCCCAAGGCGAAGACCCAGACCGCGGCGGTGCAGATTAGCGAGGCGACGATGGTCGCGACCGCGCCGGTCTTGTTGGACTTCAGCTCAAAGTTCATGCCGGTATCCATCAGAAGGTGACGAATGCCGGAAAACAGGTGCTGGAAGAATGCCCAGGTCAGCCCGATCAGGACGACCAGCCCGGCCCAGTGCGATGCGGCCTTGCTGAAATCCTCATAGGCCGTCCCGCCCTTGGCGGCCGACAGCAGCCACCAGGTCAACGCCGCCAGCCCGGCGATGGTCAGCGCGCCGCCGGTCACCCGGTGCAGGATCGACACCAGCATGTGCGGGCCCCAGCGCCAGATTGTCAGGTGCGGCGAAAGTGGTCGTTCGCGAACGGCTGGCATAGGCGAAAATGCTTTCTTTTGGCGGTTCCAAATTGGCGTTGACGGCGCCGCGAACCGCTTACGGCGCGCACCTGAACCGCGCAAGGTCGCCGGCTCGCGCCCTAACCCCGCTTTAACCATTGCCGGCGCAAGGAACGGCTCAGCCGGGCGCATTGCCCTTCAAGCGTTTTCGAGCGGAGTGACGGAATGAGCAGCGACACCAGCCATCTGCAGCGGATGACGAGCGAGCAGGTCGAAGCGCGGCTGGCCGCCTACGCCGATGGCGGCCGGTTCCAGTATTCGCTCGGCTGGCTGTGGTCCGAAGCGGGCGAGATGATTGAGAACGCCTGCCGCGATCACTTCGGCGACAAGGGCGCGGACGTCGCCCGCACCTATTTCACGCGCCCGGTCGATGCGGCCTGGGTGCAGACCGTCGCCAAGCAGGGCCGGCTGATGTTCAGCTCCCGCGCCAGCGTGCCTGAATTCATCGCCACCCGCGCCGAGATGATCCGGCAGGTGATCCCTGGCCTTGAAGAGCGGTTCAGCGACCGGACCGAGGATCGAATTCGGGCGATCGACACCTTTTACCGGCTGATGACCTATAGCGAGGACATCATCCTGGCGCAGATCTCGTTGCTTGAGGCCAATGCCGCCGCCGATGCGCGCGGCCGCCAGAGCGAACAGTTCGAACGCCGCGTCGGCGACCTCGTGCGCGGCAGCACCGACCAGTCGCGCGTGCTGACGGAACGCACCCGCGCCACTGCAAGCTCGGCGCGCGGAATGCTCGGCAAGACCAGCGAAGTCGCCGCCGCGGCCGAACAGTCTGCCGTCGCCATGCGCGAAGCCGCGCAAACCGCCGCCGGCCTGATCCGCGCCATCGAGGATGCGCGCTCTGAGGTCGAGGTTGCCGCCGACGTTGCCGTCCGCGCCGGCGACCAGGCGAGCGAAGCGGTCAAGGTCAGCCAGATGCTGTCCGGGCACGTCGAAGCGATCGAATCGATCCTCAGCCTGATCCGCGACATCGCCGGCCAGACCAACCTGCTGGCGCTCAATGCGACCATCGAAGCGGCGCGTGCCGGGGACGCCGGTCGTGGCTTCGCGGTGGTTGCGCAAGAGGTGAAGAGCCTTGCGTCGCAGACCGCGCGCGCCACCGACGACATCACCGCCAAGATTACCGCCATCCAGCAAGCGACCCGCCAGACGGTTGAAGCCAACGGCTCCATCCAGGGAACGGTGCACGAGGTGCAGACCTCCGCGGACCGGATTCGCCAGGCGATGGAGCTGCAGGCGCAAACCGTGACGATGATCACCGCTGCGGTCGATGAAACGGCCCTCGCCGCCGACTCGATGAGCTCGACCATTGCAGCGATCCGAAGCGACACCGAAAACGTCGCCACCGACATCGACGAGGTCGAAAAGGGCTTCGGCCGCTTCGTCGAGCAAATCGCCGACTTCAAGTCGACGACTAAGGAGTTCGTGGCCGGAATCGCCGCCTGACGCTTCACCGGCCGCGCCCGCGCGGCTAGTGACGATTGCATGAACATCCTTGTCACCGGCGCCAGCCGGGGAATCGGCGCCGCCGCTTTAGAATTGCTCAAGGCGCGCGGCCATGCGGTCGTCGGCCATTCGACCCGCGGCGGCGGCGACCTGGTGGCAGGCGACCTTGCCGATCCCGCCGCACCGCGTGGCATCTGGGAAGCGGCGCTCGATCGCCTGAATGGCCGGATCGACGTCCTGGTCAACAATGCCGGCATCTACGAAGCGGTGTCGGCGGACAGCAGCGACGACGAATGGCAAGCGGCGTGGGCCCGGACGATGCGGATCAACCTGCATGGGTCGGCCGACCTGTGCCGACTGGCGGTCAATCAATTTCGTGCGCGCGGGCAGGGTGGGCGGATCGTCAATGTCGCCAGCCGCGCCGCGTCGCGCGGGGACAGCCCGGACCATTGGCATTATGCGGCGTCAAAGGGCGCGATGATCGCGATGACCAAGTCGATCGCCCGCGCTTATGCCGGCGAAGGCATACTCGCCTTCGCGGTTTCGCCCGGCTTCACCGTGTCGGAGATGACCGCTGACTATCTCGCGGGCCGCGGCGGAGAGAAAATCCTGGCCGAAATCCCGCTCGGGCGCGTCGCGAGCACCGACGAAATCGCCGAGACGATCCGCTGGCTCGCGACCGAAGCGCCGGCTTCCGCCACCGGCGCGAACATCGACGTCAACGGAGCAAGCTATGTCCGCTAGGATCTGGCGCACGATTCCCGCACTGCTTCTGGCCGGGTGCGCGGTCACCGTCCCACTACAATCCACACCGCCGCAGCTTGACCGCTTGCCGGCCCCGCTCGCGGTGTCGGGCAAGGCGTTCGCCGCGACCTGCAAGGATTTGGACGATTGGGACAAGCCCGCTCCGCCGGTGCGGATCCACGGCAATAGCTACCTCGTCGGCACCTGCGGCATTTCGGCGATCCTGGTGACCAGTCCGGACGGCCATTTCCTGATCGATGGCGGCACCGACAATGGCGCCGAGTTGATCGCGGCCAATATCCGGGCGCTGGGCTTCCGACTGGAGGACGTCAAATACCTGCTGCACAGCCATGAACATTTCGATCATGTCGGCGGCATCGCGCGGCTGCAGCAGCTCACCGGCGCGCAATTGCTCGCTTCACCAGCGGCCGCCAAGGCGCTCGCTAGCGGAGTGCCGGGGGCCGACGACCCGCAGGCCGGGATGCACGCCCCCTTCCGAATTGCGCGCGTCGATCGAATCATCAACGAGGGCGACACCGTGCGTATCGGCGACTTGGTCCTGCGGCCCTTTGCCACGCCCGGCCATACCCCTGGAGCGTTGAGCTGGAGCTGGACATCCTGCGAAGCCGGCGAATGCCGGCAGATCGTTTATGCCGACAGCCTGTCGCCGATCAGCAGCGATCGCTATCGCTTCAGCGATCATGCCGCCTACGTGCAGGCCTACCGCAACGGGCTCGCCAAGCTGGCCGACATCCCGTGCGAGATCCTGCTCACGCCGCATCCCTCGGCAAGCAAGATGATCGATCGGCTTGGCGGCCGGATGCCATTGGTGAATGCGAACGCTTGCCGGGCTTACGCCCTCGACATCGACAAGCGGCTCGATGAGCGGCTGGCCAAGGAGCAGGGGCGATAAGCTGGCGAGTAACGGTCCGCGCGTCACGGGCGCAAGCCGAAGGCCTGGCCGAGGCGGATGACCTGTTCGATGATCCGCCCGTGCTGGTCGCTGACGAGCCGGACCCGGCGAAGCCCGACGACTGGCTGATCCACGGTTATTTCGACCACCGCCCGACTGCTGCAGAATTGGCTATCCTCGAAAGGCTTGGGATCGGGGAACCGCAGGTCGAACAGCTCGCCGAAACCGATTGGGTAACGATGAGCCAGTCGGGTCTCCAGCCGATCCGCGCCGGCCGCTTTTTCGTCCATACGCCGACGCACCGTTCGATCCCGCCGGGAGCCGTCCCGTTCGAAATCGACGCCAGCCTGGCGTTCGGGACCGGCCAACATGCGACCACCGCCGGCTGCCTTGAAGCGCTGGACTTGCTTGAAAGGAAAGGTTGCCGGTTCGAAAACGTTGCCGACATCGGGACGGGCACCGGCCTGCTCGCTTTCGCGGCGCTTGCGCTCTGGCCCGAAGCCCGCTGCATCGCCACGGATATCGACCCGGTCGCGATCGACGTCGCTCGCGACAACGCACGGATCAACCGCATTCAAGTCGGCCACGACGCCGGCCAACTGCTTCTCGCGGTCGCCGACGGGATGGATTCGCCGTTGCTCGCCGCCCGCGCGCCGTTCGACTTGCTGATCGCCAACATCCTCGCCGGCCCGCTAATCGACCTGGCACCAGGCTTTGCCGGATCGCTCGTCAGTGGCGCGCGTCTAATCCTCGCCGGCCTGCTTGATTCCCAGGCCGAAGCCGTCGCCCGGGCGTATGAAGAAAACGGCCTGGCCTTGATCGATTCCGGCACCGGCGAGTGGCCGGTGCTCGTGCTCGGGCGCTAGGCCCGGGCCACGATTTCAGCCCAGTCGGCTTCGCTGACGACGCGGATGCCCAATTCCTCGGCCTTCTTCAGCTTCGACCCGGCACCGGGGCCAGCGACGACGAGATCGGTTTTCGCGCTCACCGATCCGGCCGCGCGCGCCCCCAGTCGCTCCGCCTGCGCCTTGGCTTCGTCGCGGCTCATCGTTTCCAGGGTGCCGGTAAAGACGATGGTCTTGCCGCTCCATTCCGTCTGCCTGGCCGCGCTGACATAGGCTTGCGGTCTGACCTCGGACAGCAAGTCGTCCCAGACTTGCAGGTTGTGCGGTTCGTGGAAGAAATCGATCAATGCTTCCGCGACGACCGCGCCGACGCCTTCGACACTTGCCAGCTCGGCCGGCGCATTGTCCCCCGTCGCCGCGGCCCGCAGCGCTTCGACAGTTACGAAGCACTTCAGCAAATCCTTGGCGGTGACGATCCCGACGTGCCGGATGCCAAGCCCGAACAGGAAGCGGGCCGGGTCTGGCGAACGCTTGGCGTCGATTGCGGCGAGCAGGTTGTCGACCGACTTTTCCTTCCAGCCTTCGCGGCCAAGTAGGTCCGCGCGGTGCTGGTGGAGGCGGAAGATGTCGGCGGGCGAATGGAGCCAGCCCAGGTCGATGAATTCGGCGATGCTCTTCTCGCCCAGGCCTTCGATGTCGAGCGCGCCGCGGCTGACGAAGTGACGAAGGCGCTCGAACCGCTGCGCCGGGCAGACCAGGCCGCCGGTGCAGCGCACGTCGACCTCTCCCTGCTCCGCCACCGCTTCCGACCCGCATTGCGGGCAATGGTCGGGGAAGACGTAGGCCGCGCGCGGCTCGTCCCGCGTCAGATTCTCGACAACTTGCGGAATGACGTCGCCGGCGCGCTGGATCCGCACCCGGTCGCCGATGCGAAGGCCCAGCCGCGCGATTTCGTCGCGATTATGGAGCGTGACGTTGGCGACCATCACGCCGCCGACGCCGACCGGCTTGAGCCGTCCGACGGGGGTCAGCTTGCCGGTCCGGCCGACCTGGATGTCGATACCCTCCAGGGTCGTTTCCGCCTTTTCCGCGGGAAACTTGTGTGCCAGCGCCCAGCGCGGCGCCCGCGCCACCTGGCCAAGCCGATCCTGCCAGTCGAGCCGGTCGACCTTGTAGACGACGCCGTCGATATCGAATGGCAAGTCGGCCCGAGCCTGCTCGATCGCGGCATAGTGGGCGAGCATCGCGTCGACCGTCTCGCACCGCACGAACAGGTTCGCGATCGGCAGCCCGAAACCAGCGATCCGCTGCATCGCTTCGAACTGTGTTTCGGCCAAGGGTTCGGACAATTCGCCCCACCCGTGTGCGTAGAAGCGCAACGGGCGAGCGGCGGTCACGCCCGGGTCCTTTTGCCGAAGCGAGCCCGCGGCGGCATTGCGCGGGTTGGCGAAGACCTTGCCGCCGCTTGCTTCCTGGCGCGCGTTCAGCGCCTCGAAGTCCGCCTTCGACATGTACACTTCGCCGCGCACCTCCATCAATTCGGGCGCATTGGCGATGCGCTGCGGGATGTCCTTGATGGTGCGCGCGTTGGCAGTGACGTCTTCGCCGACGCCGCCGTCGCCCCGCGTAGCCGCAAGCACCAGTAGGCCAGCCTCGTAGCGCAACGAGCAGGACAGACCGTCGATCTTGGGCTCGGCGGTGACCGTGACCGGCTCGGCCGGATCGAGGCTGAGGAAGCGCCGCACACGGCCGACAAAATCACTCACTTCCCCGGCGGAGAAAGCGTTTTCGAGACTGAGCATCGCCCGGGCGTGGGTGACTTTGGCAAGCGCGCTCGTCGGCACCGCGCCGAGCCGCTTTGAGGGAGAATCGGGCCGAACCAGCTGCGGGAAGCGCGCCTCCAGCTCCCGGTTCTCGCGGACCAGCGCATCATAGTCGGCGTCGCTGATCTCGGGTGCGTCGCGGTCGTGATAGAGCCGGTCGTGCCGCGCGATTTCGCGCGCCAGGCGCATCAGGCGGTTGGCCGCTTCGGCTTCGCTCAACGCGTCAGCCATCGGCCCCGAACAATTCTTCAAGCAGGTTGATGAAGCTGGTCCACGCGCGGTCTGCGGCCAGCGCGTTATATTGGATGCCGGCGACCGCGCCGGTCGCGGTCGGGTTGGTGAAGCCATGGGCGACATGGCCGTAAGCGTGGATTTGCCAGTCAGCGCCGGCGTCGGTCAGTTCCTTGGCCAGCGCGACGACCTTGTCCGGCGGGGCCAGCGGGTCGTCCCAGCCGTGGAAGGCGACGACCTTGGCCGTAATCGGCTGGGGCGCCAGGCCGGGCGGGTCGAACAGGCCGTGAAAGGACACGGCGGCGCGCACGTCGGCGCCGCTGCGGGCCACGTCCAGCGCGCACATGCCGCCGAAGCAATATCCGGCGACGGCGACCGATCCGGGATCGACCTGCGGCAGGCCCCGCGCGGTTTCGATCACGGCGGTCAGTCGCTCGCGAAGCCCGGCCCGGTCGGCCTTGAGCCGGTTCATCGCAGTGAAGGCCGCGTCGCGGTCGACGCCCGGGCGGAAACGTTGCCCGTAAATGTCGACGACCAGCCCATTGAAGCCAAGCTCGACCAACTGACGGGCGAACCCGATTTCCAGTTCCGACACCCCCATGACGGTGGGGAAGAGTATTACCGTTGGCCGGCGCGAACCGTCCCGGCGGCCGACGAGCACATGCTCGAGCGTCTCGCCCGCAAAGTCCTGGCGGATGGCCGTCTGCTTGCTCATCCCGCCTCCAGCAGCCGCGAGGCCTGCGCGCGCGCCTCATCGGTGACCGCGGCGCCGGAAAGCATCCGGGCGATTTCCTCGCGCCGTTCATCGTTCGACAGGCGGCGCACGATCGTTCGAGTCGCGCCATCGCCGTGCGCCTTCTCAATCCGGTAGTGTGCGGTGGCGCGAGACGCGACTTGCGGGGAATGGGTGACGACCAGCACTTGCGAGCGCTCGGCAAGCTGCGCGAGCCGCTCTCCGATCGCGCTGGCGACCGCGCCGCCGACGCCGCGGTCGATCTCGTCGAAAATCATGGTCGATGCGCTGCCTGCCTCGGCCAAAGCGACTTTCAGCGCCAGGATGAAGCGCGACAGCTCGCCGCCGCTGGCGATCTTGGTCAGCGGCCCGAACGGCGATCCGGGATTGGTCGAAACCTCGAATTCGACCCGGTCGATCCCGCTCGGCCCAGGCTCTGCTTGCGCGATCGCGCTCCGGAAACGGGCCGAGTCGAGCTTGAGCGGCGCAAGCTCGGCCGCCACCGCGGCGTCGAGGCGGGATGCGGCCGAATGCCGCGCAGCGCTAAGCGCCTGGGCAATCGCGAAGTAAGCGCGCCTTGCCTGCTCAAGCTCTGCATCGAGCGCGGCGATCCGGCCCGCGCCTTTTTCGATGTCGTTGAGCTGCCCCTGCATCCGCTCGGCAAGCTCGGCCAGCGCGTCGGGCTCGACGCGGTGCTTGCGCGCAAGCCCGCGGATATCAAACAGCCGCGCCTCCACCGCGTCCAGCCGCGCGGGATCGAAGGCCATCGCCTCGCTCGCCCTAGCGATCTTGTCCTCCGCTTCGTGGGCTTCGATCAACGCCCGGTCGAGCGCCGCCAGGGCGTCGGCGAGTAAGGGGTGGTCGGCCGCGCCCCGCTCCAGCCGCCGCGCAATCTGGCGAAGTTGGGACAAGGCGCCATCGGAACCGCCGAGCAGCTCGTCGATCCCGGACAGCGACTCGCCCGCCTTCGCGCCGGCCTGCATCGCCGCGCGATCTTCGGCCAAACGGCTTTCCTCGCCAGGCTCGGGCGACAGGGCCTGCAATTCGGCGACTGCATGGGCAAGATATTCGCGATCGCGCTCGGCGGCGGCCGCCTCGGCCCGCGATTGAGCGAGCGCCTGCTCGGTCGCCGCGACCTTCGCCCAGGCCGCTTCCGTTTCGCGTGTGTCGAGGCCGGCGAAGGCGTCGAGCAAGGCGCGATGTCCGCGCGGGTTGAGCAGGCCGCGGTCGTCGTGCTGGCCGTGAATCTCCAGCGCCTGCGCGGCAAAGTCCCGAAGCGTCGCCGCCGCGACCGGCATCGCCCCGATGAAGGCGCGGCTGCCCCCGTCGCTTTTCACCGTGCGCCGAAGCAGGACCGGTTCGCCCGGCGCCACCTCGATGTCCTGCTCGGCGAGCAGCGCAAGCGCAGGATGGCCAGACGGCAAGGCAATCTCCGCCGTGACGGTGGCGCCATCCGCGCCCTGGCGGACCAGCGCGCTGTCGGCGCGCGCGCCCAGCGTCAGTCCAAGCGCGTCGAGGAGGATCGACTTGCCGGCGCCCGTTTCGCCGGTCAGCACTCCAAGCCCAGGCTGGAACTCAAGTTCCAGCTGGTCGATCAGCACCACATTACGGATTGCGAGTTGCCTGAGCATCCCGCGGTTGGGTTCAGCCCTGCTGCGCGGCGCGCGGCATCTTGCGCTGGATCAGCTGGTAGGACCGGC
Proteins encoded in this region:
- the recN gene encoding DNA repair protein RecN, translated to MLRQLAIRNVVLIDQLELEFQPGLGVLTGETGAGKSILLDALGLTLGARADSALVRQGADGATVTAEIALPSGHPALALLAEQDIEVAPGEPVLLRRTVKSDGGSRAFIGAMPVAAATLRDFAAQALEIHGQHDDRGLLNPRGHRALLDAFAGLDTRETEAAWAKVAATEQALAQSRAEAAAAERDREYLAHAVAELQALSPEPGEESRLAEDRAAMQAGAKAGESLSGIDELLGGSDGALSQLRQIARRLERGAADHPLLADALAALDRALIEAHEAEDKIARASEAMAFDPARLDAVEARLFDIRGLARKHRVEPDALAELAERMQGQLNDIEKGAGRIAALDAELEQARRAYFAIAQALSAARHSAASRLDAAVAAELAPLKLDSARFRSAIAQAEPGPSGIDRVEFEVSTNPGSPFGPLTKIASGGELSRFILALKVALAEAGSASTMIFDEIDRGVGGAVASAIGERLAQLAERSQVLVVTHSPQVASRATAHYRIEKAHGDGATRTIVRRLSNDERREEIARMLSGAAVTDEARAQASRLLEAG
- a CDS encoding dienelactone hydrolase family protein is translated as MSKQTAIRQDFAGETLEHVLVGRRDGSRRPTVILFPTVMGVSELEIGFARQLVELGFNGLVVDIYGQRFRPGVDRDAAFTAMNRLKADRAGLRERLTAVIETARGLPQVDPGSVAVAGYCFGGMCALDVARSGADVRAAVSFHGLFDPPGLAPQPITAKVVAFHGWDDPLAPPDKVVALAKELTDAGADWQIHAYGHVAHGFTNPTATGAVAGIQYNALAADRAWTSFINLLEELFGADG